In a genomic window of Mucilaginibacter sp. KACC 22063:
- a CDS encoding DUF2157 domain-containing protein — MPKLNLDKQESEFLNRTIRAWETDALIDQEMAQKLRESYEVKGFDWMRLAKYSFWIALVCGGASFCYLIVNDAVINLMKNLYYTPDVIISILSGVAATILFIWGRRLEKRNPERVFSNEAVFFTGILFTASCIAYLGKTFDNGSGHYSLLFLLSVFVYGFLGWKLQSRLIWLFSLISLGSWFGTETGYQTRWADYFLGMNYPLRFVAFGALLVAAYHLLKKKEWFARFTELTYVAGLLYLFLSLWMLSIFGNLGNLDTWWRVKQISLFYWGIISAVVAGGFLFYGLKTKDVVAREFGITFLLIFIYTKYFEYFWEHTNKTLFFAILAGSFWLIGRKAEKIWNLKSREIAKAA; from the coding sequence ATGCCTAAACTTAACCTTGATAAGCAGGAGAGTGAGTTTCTGAACAGAACTATCAGGGCTTGGGAGACCGATGCTTTAATAGATCAGGAAATGGCACAAAAACTTCGGGAATCATACGAGGTAAAGGGTTTTGACTGGATGCGTTTGGCAAAGTATTCGTTTTGGATAGCTTTGGTTTGCGGTGGGGCATCATTCTGCTACCTCATAGTTAATGATGCGGTAATCAACCTGATGAAAAATCTGTACTATACGCCGGATGTCATCATTAGTATACTTTCAGGCGTAGCAGCTACCATTTTATTTATATGGGGCCGCAGATTAGAGAAACGCAATCCTGAACGTGTTTTTAGTAATGAGGCTGTATTTTTTACTGGTATACTATTTACGGCGTCTTGTATTGCTTACCTCGGCAAAACGTTCGACAATGGCTCAGGTCATTATTCGCTTTTATTCCTGCTATCTGTTTTTGTATATGGCTTCCTGGGCTGGAAACTGCAATCGAGGCTGATCTGGCTATTTTCACTCATCTCACTTGGCAGCTGGTTCGGTACCGAGACTGGTTACCAGACCCGTTGGGCAGATTACTTCCTGGGCATGAATTATCCTTTACGTTTTGTAGCCTTTGGGGCACTGCTGGTAGCGGCATATCACCTGCTTAAGAAAAAGGAATGGTTTGCCCGCTTTACAGAGCTGACTTACGTTGCAGGCCTGCTATACCTGTTCTTGTCGCTATGGATGCTGAGCATATTTGGTAACCTGGGCAATCTGGATACCTGGTGGCGGGTTAAGCAGATCAGTTTATTTTACTGGGGTATTATATCAGCGGTTGTTGCGGGCGGATTTCTGTTTTATGGTTTGAAAACCAAAGATGTTGTTGCACGTGAGTTTGGCATTACGTTCCTCTTGATATTCATCTATACCAAATACTTCGAGTATTTTTGGGAGCATACCAACAAAACATTGTTCTTCGCCATACTGGCCGGCTCGTTCTGGTTAATTGGCCGTAAGGCAGAAAAAATATGGAACCTGAAAAGCAGGGAAATAGCAAAGGCAGCCTAA
- a CDS encoding MBL fold metallo-hydrolase, with translation MKIYKYLHSCIVFEDQDFKLLVDPGMFSFVEGQVTTEMFSDVQAIIITHNHPDHLDTENLKKIVSLTKAPVYTNAQVAQQLDEEGIQAELLTDGDFTIGPFKVQAFSVVHEPLLDAPVPQMTALIINGKVLHPVDSFEEKMFRHEGIELLLLPIMAPFTNELKVAEFADRLKPKQILAVHDGYVKDFFLNSRHNNYQKHFEKNDIKYIVLKNPGDYIEIN, from the coding sequence ATGAAAATCTATAAATATCTGCATTCGTGCATCGTTTTTGAAGATCAGGATTTTAAATTACTGGTTGATCCCGGAATGTTTTCGTTTGTTGAAGGACAGGTAACAACAGAAATGTTTAGCGATGTTCAAGCTATTATTATTACCCATAACCACCCTGATCACCTGGATACAGAAAATCTCAAAAAGATCGTTAGCCTAACCAAGGCTCCTGTTTATACAAATGCGCAGGTTGCCCAACAGCTTGATGAAGAAGGAATACAGGCAGAATTACTTACAGATGGCGACTTTACAATTGGTCCGTTCAAAGTACAGGCATTTTCTGTAGTACATGAACCCCTGCTTGATGCGCCTGTTCCGCAAATGACGGCATTGATCATCAACGGCAAAGTATTGCATCCGGTAGATTCATTCGAGGAAAAAATGTTCCGTCACGAGGGGATCGAATTACTGTTATTGCCGATCATGGCGCCTTTTACCAACGAACTTAAAGTTGCTGAGTTTGCCGACAGGTTGAAGCCTAAGCAAATCTTAGCTGTGCATGATGGGTATGTAAAAGACTTCTTTCTAAACAGCCGTCACAACAATTATCAAAAGCATTTCGAGAAAAATGACATTAAATATATTGTGCTGAAGAATCCGGGCGATTACATAGAAATTAATTAG
- a CDS encoding BLUF domain-containing protein gives MSSSTELLNEDQLIDLLTKCRENNRQRGITGMLLYADGSFMQVLEGEENAVTNLYLTIRQDARHRNIINMGDGELKERNFPQWTMGFKSVHKDDLSSLKAFIDPQSKEILDSGKRHAAIHIIKSFIATNRFNM, from the coding sequence ATGAGCTCTTCCACTGAGCTTTTGAACGAGGATCAATTAATTGATCTTCTTACCAAATGCCGCGAAAATAATAGGCAAAGAGGCATAACGGGTATGTTGCTTTACGCCGATGGCTCTTTTATGCAAGTACTTGAAGGCGAAGAAAATGCGGTAACAAACTTATACCTAACAATACGCCAGGATGCCCGCCATCGCAACATTATTAATATGGGCGACGGAGAATTGAAGGAAAGGAATTTTCCACAGTGGACGATGGGTTTTAAGTCTGTACACAAAGATGACCTGAGCAGCCTTAAAGCATTCATCGACCCGCAATCGAAAGAAATTCTGGATAGCGGCAAGCGCCATGCCGCCATTCATATCATTAAATCTTTTATAGCTACCAACAGGTTTAATATGTAA
- a CDS encoding aconitate hydratase → MAFDLDMIKKVYERYGSRIEAARKATGKPLTLTEKILYAHLSEGDAQKAFNRGVDYVDFAPDRVAMQDATAQMALLQFMQAGRPQVAVPSTVHCDHLIQAKIGASEDLSTAKDINKEVYDFLSSVSDKYGIGFWKPGAGIIHQVVLENYAFPGGMMIGTDSHTPNAGGLGMVAIGVGGADACDVMAGLPWELKFPKLLGVKLTGKMSGWTSAKDVILRVAGILTVKGGTGYIVEYFGEGAKSLSATGKGTICNMGAEIGATTSIFGYDEKAGAYLRGTKRADIADMADAIADHLTGDPEVYASPEQYFDQVIEINLSELEPHVNGPFTPDLAWPISKFATAVKENGWPEKLEVGLIGSCTNSSYEDITRAASIAQQAIDKKLKTQAEYTVTPGSEQVRYTVERDGYLNTFEQIGGVVLANACGPCIGQWSRHTDDPTRKNSIITSFNRNFAKRQDGNPNTHAFVASPEIVTAFAIAGDLTFNPLTDTLTNENGEQVKLDEPLGIELPVQGFAVEDAGYQAPAEDGSSVEVKVDPQSSRLQLLAPFPAWEGTDITGLKLLIKAKGKCTTDHISMAGPWLKFRGHLDNISNNMLIGAINYFNNSPDSVKNQLTGEYGPVPATQRDYKANGIGSVVVGDENYGEGSSREHAAMEPRHLGVRAILVKSFARIHETNLKKQGMLGITFADTADYDKVQEDDVIDILGLTSFAPGKQLTVVLHHKDGSQDSFPVNHTYNAQQIEWFKAGGALNIIRKQQA, encoded by the coding sequence ATGGCTTTTGATTTAGATATGATCAAAAAGGTTTATGAGCGTTATGGAAGCCGTATAGAGGCTGCCCGTAAAGCTACAGGCAAACCTTTAACACTCACTGAGAAAATTTTATATGCACACCTTTCAGAGGGGGATGCCCAAAAAGCATTTAACCGTGGTGTAGATTACGTTGACTTTGCACCAGACCGTGTTGCTATGCAAGACGCTACTGCGCAAATGGCATTGCTGCAATTTATGCAGGCTGGCCGTCCGCAGGTTGCCGTGCCTTCAACTGTACACTGCGATCACCTTATACAGGCTAAAATTGGCGCAAGTGAGGATCTTTCTACCGCAAAAGATATCAATAAAGAGGTTTACGATTTCCTTTCATCTGTATCAGATAAATATGGTATCGGTTTCTGGAAACCAGGTGCAGGTATCATTCACCAGGTAGTGTTGGAAAACTATGCTTTCCCGGGCGGTATGATGATCGGTACCGACTCACACACACCTAATGCAGGTGGTTTGGGTATGGTTGCTATTGGTGTTGGTGGCGCTGATGCCTGTGACGTAATGGCCGGTTTACCGTGGGAACTAAAATTCCCTAAATTATTAGGCGTTAAATTAACAGGTAAAATGTCTGGCTGGACTTCAGCAAAAGACGTGATCCTGCGTGTGGCTGGTATCCTTACTGTAAAAGGTGGTACCGGTTATATTGTTGAGTATTTTGGCGAAGGTGCTAAATCACTTTCTGCGACAGGTAAAGGTACCATCTGTAACATGGGTGCCGAAATTGGTGCAACTACTTCAATCTTCGGTTACGATGAAAAAGCAGGTGCTTACCTGCGTGGCACAAAACGTGCTGACATTGCAGACATGGCTGATGCTATTGCTGATCATTTAACCGGTGACCCTGAAGTTTATGCTTCTCCAGAGCAGTACTTTGACCAGGTAATTGAAATTAACCTGAGCGAACTTGAGCCCCACGTAAACGGTCCGTTCACTCCGGATCTGGCATGGCCTATCTCTAAATTTGCTACAGCGGTTAAAGAAAACGGCTGGCCAGAAAAATTAGAAGTTGGTTTGATCGGTTCTTGTACAAACTCATCTTACGAGGATATTACCCGTGCTGCATCTATTGCGCAACAGGCTATCGATAAAAAGTTAAAAACTCAGGCAGAGTATACGGTAACTCCGGGTTCTGAGCAAGTACGTTACACCGTAGAGCGCGATGGTTACTTAAATACTTTCGAGCAAATTGGTGGTGTGGTATTAGCTAATGCCTGCGGCCCATGTATCGGCCAGTGGTCGCGTCATACGGATGATCCAACCCGTAAAAACTCTATCATCACTTCGTTTAACCGTAATTTTGCTAAACGCCAGGATGGTAACCCTAATACACATGCTTTCGTAGCATCGCCAGAGATTGTAACTGCTTTTGCAATTGCAGGTGACCTTACTTTTAACCCTTTAACTGATACTTTAACCAACGAAAATGGCGAGCAGGTAAAACTTGACGAGCCACTGGGTATCGAATTACCGGTACAAGGTTTTGCGGTTGAAGACGCAGGATACCAGGCACCGGCAGAAGACGGTAGCAGCGTAGAAGTTAAGGTTGATCCTCAATCTTCACGTTTGCAACTATTAGCACCGTTCCCGGCTTGGGAAGGCACCGACATTACCGGCTTAAAACTGTTAATTAAAGCTAAGGGTAAATGTACTACCGACCACATTTCAATGGCTGGTCCGTGGTTAAAATTCCGTGGCCACTTAGATAACATTTCTAACAACATGTTGATCGGCGCTATCAACTACTTTAACAATAGCCCGGATTCAGTTAAAAACCAATTAACCGGCGAGTACGGACCAGTTCCGGCTACTCAGCGCGATTACAAAGCGAACGGTATCGGATCTGTAGTAGTAGGCGACGAAAACTACGGCGAAGGTTCATCACGTGAGCATGCTGCTATGGAGCCTCGTCACTTAGGCGTTCGTGCTATCCTTGTAAAATCATTTGCCCGTATCCACGAAACCAACCTTAAAAAACAAGGTATGCTGGGTATCACTTTTGCTGATACAGCAGATTATGATAAAGTACAGGAGGATGATGTAATCGACATCCTGGGCTTAACAAGCTTTGCCCCAGGCAAACAGTTAACCGTTGTATTGCATCATAAAGATGGTTCTCAGGATTCATTCCCGGTTAACCATACTTATAATGCTCAGCAAATCGAGTGGTTTAAAGCAGGTGGTGCGCTAAACATCATTCGTAAACAACAAGCATAA
- a CDS encoding GNAT family N-acetyltransferase codes for MIIAKANIADTKALTTLVNSAYRGESSKQGWTTESHLIDGLRIDDITMLTYLQDDKVTILKYLDDQQQLKGCVYLEYRYTYLYLGMLTVAPNKQNKGIGKLLLIAAEAYALDKGCPSITITVISSRSELIAWYERHGFVPTGEIRPFPKDDKFGIVKTHIELMVMEKRLPPAKTEKVH; via the coding sequence ATGATTATTGCAAAAGCAAATATTGCTGACACCAAAGCACTGACAACGTTAGTAAATAGCGCCTATCGTGGCGAAAGTTCAAAACAAGGCTGGACGACTGAATCGCACCTGATAGATGGCTTGCGCATTGACGACATCACGATGCTTACTTACCTGCAGGACGATAAAGTAACTATACTAAAATACCTTGACGACCAGCAGCAATTAAAAGGTTGTGTTTACCTGGAATACCGCTATACGTATTTGTACCTGGGCATGTTAACCGTTGCGCCCAACAAACAAAATAAAGGTATAGGCAAACTATTACTGATAGCGGCTGAGGCTTATGCTCTGGATAAAGGCTGCCCCAGCATTACCATTACCGTGATCAGTTCGAGAAGTGAATTGATTGCATGGTACGAAAGGCATGGGTTTGTCCCTACCGGTGAAATAAGGCCATTTCCAAAAGATGACAAGTTCGGCATTGTTAAAACCCATATAGAACTCATGGTTATGGAAAAAAGGTTACCACCAGCTAAAACTGAAAAGGTGCATTGA
- a CDS encoding cobalamin-binding protein, with amino-acid sequence MSDLRIISLLPVATEIVCALGMQQNLVGRSHECDYPEEIKSLPVCSSATVGNHQSSREIDNKVKEILSEALSVYTIDREKIKQLQPDVVITQAQCEVCAVSLKDVEQALSGFLDKQTQIVSLEPAQLNDVFENIRQVAAALNVPDRGEALIEDLTERVDIIRHKLKFIEAKPSVACVEWLDPLMVSGNWVPELVAIAGGKSILAEQGKHSPYVEWNDILLQDPDIIVVMPCGFPIERTLREINILLELPGFNDLKAVKEGKLFIADGNQYFNRPGPRIVDSIEILAEIINPKQFIFGYEGEGWIKFAV; translated from the coding sequence ATGTCTGATCTTAGAATTATATCCTTACTACCTGTCGCAACAGAAATTGTATGTGCCCTGGGTATGCAGCAAAATCTTGTTGGCCGCTCGCATGAATGTGATTATCCCGAAGAAATAAAATCATTGCCGGTTTGTTCAAGCGCAACGGTTGGTAATCATCAATCCAGCCGCGAAATTGATAACAAGGTTAAAGAGATCTTAAGTGAAGCATTGTCTGTTTACACCATTGACCGTGAAAAAATTAAGCAGCTTCAACCGGATGTTGTAATTACACAGGCGCAATGCGAGGTTTGTGCCGTATCTCTTAAAGATGTAGAGCAGGCATTGTCAGGATTTTTAGATAAACAAACGCAGATTGTATCGCTGGAACCGGCACAATTAAACGACGTATTTGAAAATATCAGGCAGGTAGCTGCCGCTTTAAATGTGCCTGACAGGGGAGAGGCTTTAATTGAAGACCTGACCGAGCGGGTAGATATCATCAGGCATAAATTGAAATTTATCGAAGCCAAGCCTTCTGTTGCTTGTGTAGAATGGCTTGACCCGTTGATGGTTTCGGGTAATTGGGTGCCGGAACTGGTAGCAATTGCAGGCGGCAAATCTATATTAGCCGAACAAGGCAAGCATTCACCTTATGTAGAGTGGAATGATATACTGCTGCAAGACCCTGATATTATTGTGGTGATGCCCTGCGGTTTCCCGATTGAGCGTACCTTAAGAGAAATTAATATTCTGTTAGAGCTACCGGGTTTTAACGACCTGAAAGCGGTTAAAGAGGGTAAGCTGTTTATTGCCGATGGCAATCAGTACTTCAATCGCCCCGGGCCACGCATTGTAGATTCGATAGAAATACTTGCCGAAATTATTAATCCCAAGCAATTTATTTTTGGTTACGAAGGCGAGGGCTGGATCAAATTTGCAGTTTAA
- a CDS encoding NAD(P)-dependent oxidoreductase has product MSDIKVGWAGLGNMGNPIVKNILKAGYPVTVYNRTKSKEQEALSAGASSAETPVKLVEASDVIFVMVSDDNAVKEIFTGADGLLSANAEGKLFINVSTVAPQTSKYVDEQCRAKGASFLDVPVSGSVKPAQDATLILMVGGDAEYYEKAKPILDVIGKLSIHVGPVGAGSAAKLAINYLLGLNLQGLAETVLFAEANGVSTENMLTIINEGAVGNGITKMKSDPIMKNQFPAAFALKYLAKDLRLAREQGIDMPLSAPLSDTFQQALNSGMGDEDVMAVIKYLKR; this is encoded by the coding sequence ATGAGTGATATAAAAGTTGGCTGGGCTGGGCTCGGCAACATGGGCAACCCCATTGTAAAGAATATTTTAAAGGCAGGTTATCCTGTAACGGTTTATAACCGCACCAAAAGCAAGGAGCAGGAAGCATTGTCGGCTGGTGCATCATCAGCAGAAACCCCTGTTAAACTGGTTGAAGCCAGCGATGTAATTTTTGTAATGGTATCTGACGATAACGCCGTAAAGGAAATTTTTACAGGTGCTGATGGTTTATTAAGCGCCAATGCCGAAGGGAAGCTGTTTATAAATGTAAGTACCGTTGCACCGCAAACTTCAAAGTACGTTGATGAGCAATGCCGTGCTAAAGGCGCGTCTTTTTTAGATGTCCCGGTATCGGGCAGTGTTAAGCCCGCGCAGGATGCTACGCTGATATTAATGGTAGGCGGCGATGCTGAATATTATGAAAAGGCTAAGCCAATACTTGATGTAATTGGTAAGCTATCCATCCATGTAGGCCCGGTAGGTGCAGGTAGCGCGGCAAAGCTTGCCATCAACTACTTACTGGGTTTAAATTTACAGGGGCTGGCAGAAACAGTATTATTTGCAGAGGCTAACGGCGTAAGTACCGAAAACATGCTGACCATTATTAACGAAGGTGCGGTAGGTAACGGTATCACAAAAATGAAATCGGATCCCATTATGAAAAATCAGTTTCCGGCGGCTTTTGCATTAAAGTACCTGGCAAAAGACCTGCGCCTGGCACGCGAGCAAGGTATTGATATGCCTTTATCAGCACCCTTAAGCGATACCTTTCAACAAGCTTTAAACAGTGGTATGGGCGACGAGGATGTAATGGCAGTGATTAAATACCTGAAACGGTAA
- a CDS encoding LysE family transporter: MIFLTFFIGLIANFIGYIPPGNINLTLVQITINRGMKQALQFIIAFSCIEFFFTFFIMHAADWLNSQMHLSTAIDMVMIVLFTTLGTITWLNRKKPPKAKYENHESIKYGILLGFLNPMQIPFWLIAGTYVITHEWILTGNFALTIFSLGSAGGAFLCLFIYAEFARYIQSKFTLSTKLINTSIALLFFSFAIYHIVKQIYLLCFKH, encoded by the coding sequence ATGATTTTTTTAACCTTCTTTATCGGCTTAATAGCAAATTTTATTGGTTACATCCCTCCGGGTAATATCAATTTAACGCTCGTTCAGATCACTATTAACCGCGGCATGAAACAGGCATTGCAGTTTATCATAGCCTTTTCGTGTATAGAGTTCTTTTTTACATTCTTTATTATGCATGCAGCCGACTGGCTTAACAGCCAGATGCACCTCTCGACTGCTATTGATATGGTGATGATTGTGCTGTTCACCACATTGGGCACTATCACCTGGCTTAACCGCAAAAAACCACCAAAAGCCAAGTATGAAAATCATGAGAGTATCAAATACGGCATTTTATTGGGATTCCTTAACCCCATGCAAATACCTTTCTGGCTTATTGCCGGTACTTATGTGATTACGCACGAATGGATACTTACCGGAAATTTTGCGTTAACCATTTTTAGCTTAGGCTCTGCAGGTGGCGCATTCTTATGCTTGTTTATATATGCAGAGTTCGCGCGCTACATCCAGTCGAAATTTACACTGAGCACCAAACTGATCAATACTTCTATTGCCTTGCTGTTCTTTTCTTTTGCGATATATCACATCGTTAAACAGATTTACTTGCTCTGCTTTAAACATTAA
- a CDS encoding TonB-dependent receptor, protein MKKILWLLLLCANTAWAQHSLTGIVRDSASHETLPGVTVQIKNTTTGTATDANGKFVLKNISGEQTLVFSYTGYKAKEITVSPGTDKVITVNLTATQQEIEEVVVSSTRTNSRIEDLPMKVEVLGQEEMDEENQLKPSNVASILGDLSVIHVQQTSAVTGNTTIRMQGLDGRYTQLRRDGLPLFDGFSGNFGVLSIPPLDLKQIEIIKGSSSTLYGGGAIAGLINFISKTPSPERDLSFTLNRSSLKENNFNGYFSQRFDKIGFTFLAQQTIQGAADVNKDGFSDVAKVNSTLVHPRFFYYPNSRSQFDAGYAFTYEDRIGGDMQVIDGHADNIHQYIEQNLSYRNTFDFHYQNTLDSINHLTVKGSASNYRLHSNDDGFHFNGNQLLDYVEVSDLINAKANDIVLGANYTGEYFRKQPSDPTPLTDYTYHTLGAFVQDGWHVTKQFLIEAGLRTDHHNEYGWFVLPRLALLYKPVQSLSIRLSSGLGYKAPNIFTPETLSGNYSNLLPVTSSLSSERSLGVNFDANYHIKLGEKASMDIDQALYYSRINNPLIPVFNADNTVSLSNAAYRINSAGTDTYVRLLVDDFEIYFGYNHTIAKEAMTGKTIYLPFSPQNKISATVAYEIEGKWRMGLEGSFETNQYINENQRVRNTPFAAAMIERKFGKHFSLVANCENLTDFRQSRYEQLYTGTITHPVFTQLWGPIDGRIVNLALRIKI, encoded by the coding sequence ATGAAAAAAATTTTATGGCTGTTGCTGCTTTGTGCTAATACAGCATGGGCACAACACAGCCTTACAGGAATAGTGCGCGACAGTGCGTCGCACGAGACATTGCCCGGCGTTACCGTACAAATAAAAAACACAACTACGGGCACCGCAACAGATGCAAACGGAAAATTCGTATTAAAAAACATATCAGGTGAGCAAACGCTGGTATTTAGTTATACTGGCTATAAAGCAAAGGAGATCACAGTTTCGCCAGGAACAGATAAGGTTATCACCGTAAATCTTACAGCCACGCAGCAGGAGATTGAAGAGGTGGTAGTTTCTTCTACACGTACCAACTCAAGGATTGAAGACCTGCCCATGAAGGTGGAAGTTTTAGGGCAGGAGGAAATGGATGAGGAGAACCAGTTGAAACCAAGTAACGTAGCAAGCATACTCGGCGACCTGTCGGTGATACACGTTCAACAAACTTCGGCAGTTACGGGTAATACCACCATTCGTATGCAGGGATTGGATGGCCGCTACACTCAACTACGCCGTGATGGCTTGCCCCTGTTTGATGGCTTTTCAGGAAACTTTGGCGTGTTATCTATCCCTCCGCTTGATCTTAAACAGATAGAGATCATCAAAGGCTCATCGTCTACCCTATATGGCGGTGGTGCCATCGCAGGCCTTATCAACTTCATCTCAAAAACGCCTTCGCCCGAGCGCGACCTGTCGTTCACACTTAACCGCTCGAGCCTGAAGGAAAACAACTTCAACGGTTATTTCTCTCAACGTTTTGATAAGATAGGCTTTACCTTTCTGGCACAGCAAACTATACAGGGTGCAGCCGATGTAAATAAAGATGGTTTTTCAGACGTGGCTAAAGTCAACTCGACCCTTGTACACCCGCGCTTCTTCTATTATCCAAACAGCCGCAGCCAGTTTGATGCAGGCTACGCATTTACTTACGAAGACCGTATTGGCGGCGATATGCAGGTAATTGACGGGCACGCCGATAATATTCATCAGTATATAGAGCAGAACCTATCATACCGTAATACTTTCGATTTTCATTATCAGAATACATTGGACAGCATCAATCACTTAACCGTTAAGGGCAGTGCAAGCAATTACCGCTTGCATAGTAACGACGATGGCTTCCATTTTAACGGTAACCAGTTACTTGATTATGTAGAGGTTTCAGACCTGATCAATGCCAAAGCCAATGACATTGTGTTAGGCGCTAACTACACCGGCGAATATTTCCGCAAACAACCTTCTGACCCTACGCCGCTGACTGATTACACGTACCACACGTTAGGTGCCTTTGTACAAGACGGCTGGCATGTTACCAAACAGTTTTTAATTGAGGCAGGCCTGCGCACCGACCATCATAATGAATATGGCTGGTTTGTATTACCAAGGCTTGCTTTACTTTACAAACCTGTGCAATCATTATCTATACGACTGAGCAGCGGCTTAGGGTATAAAGCACCGAATATTTTTACGCCAGAAACGCTTTCGGGTAATTACAGCAATCTGCTGCCGGTTACCAGTTCATTATCAAGCGAACGCTCATTGGGGGTAAACTTTGATGCCAACTACCACATCAAATTGGGTGAAAAGGCCAGTATGGATATAGACCAGGCTTTGTATTATTCGCGTATCAACAACCCGCTGATACCTGTTTTTAATGCAGACAATACAGTAAGCTTAAGCAATGCCGCTTATCGTATCAACTCGGCGGGTACCGATACCTATGTGCGTTTATTAGTTGATGATTTCGAGATTTATTTTGGCTACAACCACACTATTGCCAAAGAGGCCATGACGGGCAAAACAATCTATCTGCCGTTTAGCCCGCAGAATAAAATATCAGCTACTGTAGCCTATGAAATTGAAGGCAAATGGCGAATGGGTTTAGAAGGTAGCTTTGAAACTAACCAGTATATCAATGAAAACCAGCGAGTGCGTAATACGCCTTTCGCTGCCGCCATGATAGAACGTAAGTTTGGGAAACACTTTAGCCTGGTAGCCAATTGCGAAAACCTGACCGATTTCAGGCAATCGAGATACGAGCAATTATATACGGGCACCATTACCCATCCGGTGTTTACACAACTTTGGGGACCGATTGACGGGCGCATTGTCAACCTGGCTTTACGAATAAAAATTTAA
- a CDS encoding bifunctional riboflavin kinase/FAD synthetase has translation MKVYHNIDDFTPLKNAVVTIGTFDGVHQGHREIISRIIELAKEINGESVILTFFPHPRMILHPEDQNLKLITTIDEKAELLEALGVDHLIITPFSRDFSNQTAEEYIREVLVKKIGTKRIVIGYDHRFGKDRQGGLADLQRLAPQYGFEVIEIPEQDIDAVAVSSTRIREALLQGDIAKANNFLGYPFYLTGMVIKGDQLGRQLGYPTANLQVIEQYKLIPADGIYSSKVLIKGVEYKGMSYIGSRPTINGMTRNIEVNIFDFNREIYNETVKLQFLDFVRGDIKFSSLDELVVQLGKDKEAVTKLLGA, from the coding sequence ATGAAAGTATACCACAACATAGATGATTTTACGCCACTGAAAAACGCTGTTGTAACCATCGGTACATTTGATGGTGTACACCAGGGGCACCGCGAAATCATCAGCCGTATTATAGAACTTGCTAAAGAAATCAATGGTGAGTCGGTAATCTTAACTTTCTTCCCGCATCCGAGGATGATCCTTCATCCGGAAGATCAGAATTTAAAGCTGATTACCACCATAGATGAAAAGGCCGAATTACTGGAAGCATTAGGCGTAGACCATTTAATCATCACTCCGTTTTCGCGCGATTTTTCTAATCAAACTGCTGAAGAATATATCCGCGAGGTGTTGGTAAAGAAGATTGGGACTAAAAGAATCGTCATCGGCTATGATCACCGCTTTGGTAAGGATCGGCAGGGCGGCTTGGCAGATCTGCAACGTTTGGCACCCCAGTACGGCTTTGAAGTGATCGAAATACCTGAGCAGGATATTGATGCCGTGGCAGTAAGTTCTACACGTATCCGCGAAGCGCTTTTACAAGGCGATATTGCTAAAGCGAATAATTTTTTAGGTTACCCTTTTTATTTAACCGGGATGGTAATTAAAGGCGATCAGCTTGGACGCCAGTTGGGCTATCCCACAGCTAATTTGCAGGTTATTGAGCAGTATAAGCTTATTCCTGCCGATGGTATATATTCGTCTAAAGTACTGATAAAAGGCGTTGAATATAAAGGGATGTCATATATAGGTTCCAGGCCAACCATCAACGGCATGACACGCAATATCGAGGTAAATATCTTTGACTTTAACCGGGAGATTTATAACGAAACCGTTAAACTTCAGTTTCTTGATTTTGTGCGCGGCGATATTAAATTTTCATCACTTGATGAACTTGTTGTTCAGTTAGGGAAAGATAAAGAAGCTGTTACAAAATTATTGGGTGCATAA